AGTTGGCTTACATATGCACTTCTCTGGATCATGAATTAgtccatttttattaaaaacaaaaactgcaATTGATTGAAGTAGGGGTGAacaagacccggccctacccgccaacctgtctcggcccaagcctttagggccgggttgaacccgacccgatcattaaaagagaccgggttcgggttgacactcgggtcacccggcccgtcccacatatatatttcataaaattttaatttgttataatgattaaaatgtgatacatggtgctcaaatttatcttaccatgtagatgagattaaaatgtttaacatctaccttattaattaaataaacgttggtcaaactatagacactttcatgctctaacaagagaaaatcacgtgtgtgtattatgcatatgtgagacaagtgaagaaatgatcaaacaaaatgtaatcCTCTCAAGTGCAATggattatgaaagaattggatcatttcaagttatttcttctaaaaataGTTCTaccttataactcttttagtattttattatctttaaattttacaattagtatcaaatagtcttaaacttattgtccctcgggccaaCCCGATCCCGTCCTACATAAATTCGTcataaattggacccgcataatgtcgggttgcttcgggtctagggacgagttagggtctatgaattgacccgatcaatatttagggccggattaaggttaaccaaaacccgtcccaacccgtcccttgtacacccctagatTGAAGCCCACaagaattaataaataattcttaCATTACTTTGATGATTTTTTAAGTTATATgactcaattttattttttatagaatttttatgaatttattttatttctttgttgGGTCATCCAGCCTGCCCGCCACTAGTCCGCTCAAATATGGATTGAGCTAAAAGTTTTTatccaaataataaaaattaccGTGATGGATTAACTTACTTCTTTTAGGTCAATGGCGGCATGGTCCGGCTTGTCCTACAAAAGTTCACTTTATCATATACGACATATTAAGATTATCTAATGTGAAAATTCTCTCACATGCCATCATGCGATTTTTTTGCGTTATCTTTATCTTCATATGCGTTAAATATGTAAGAGTATTTAAATATTGATAAAGAGAAATATAAACATAGTGTTTCACTTGACATTGTCATGCGAAATCTCATATATTACAAATGAGCGTGTGTTTGGAATATTTGGACTTTGGATAGGTTTTCACATTTAAGGATAAGTGACTCTTGTTGGATGAGATTTTTCCAACAATTCTAGCAGAAGCTGCATCAACATTTAACACGAGGATTATTTCTTTTGGTTGCATATGTCTTTCTTTTTGGTCCACAGAACTATACATAATTCAACATGCACCATTGATTGGTACATAGATATATTAATGATAGCCGTAGACTATTTGTGATTTTGCTAAACCATTCGTTTCAGCAAGTTTTTGGTAATAACATTGTTTATTATGGTTGGattaaaaaaaaggtaaaaagtgaataaaattcttacaCAAATTGAGATGAATATGTACTTTCACTTCAAGATAAAAAATGAACGGAACTCTTATTACGAATTAAGATAAATATGTGCTTTCACGTTAACTCAACTAATATTTAAACACAcacataatattaatattacgTAATATCCTATAAGGTGATTATGAGTGATAGATAGGTTAATTAGAACCTCACAATGGCTATAACTAAGGGATCTTATCCATCCAGATGCTCATTAAGTCTGGAATTGGCCCATAACCTTGtaatttctttcctttttcctttgtcTGACGGAAAGGAACAGCATATGTATTATGTGATCCTCAATGGAGAAAACACGCACATAAGAGAGATATCTTTCCTTTACAAATGCACTGTATTAGAAATGGAATGCATCAATTATATTAAGTAAGCTGACATAAGATATGTTGGACTAGTTCTTGAGTTTGCCTAATACTGTTCCAATCAACTGGGCAATAAACATATATTAGCCGGCTCAAATTCTAGACAAccttattataattatttgtaTGATAGGAAGACACGTGTAAATTGTGAAACATGGTTGTCTTTTTCTTCTCGACACAAGGAAAAAATAGGAGAAACAAATAAATGGTTATCTTGAGGACACGGCTAATCAGCGTTTAAGTCCAAATTGGAGGCTACATGTCATGCATTATGTATATACCCATGATTATTCTGCAGATAGAATCTCAATTTCACACCACATTTTCAACCGTTTTTCATTTTGTCGTGCTTCCCTGTTGTTATCTTGTTTGATTCAAAGGTGAAAGGTGCTTGCTGCATGCTTATGAACCAACATTATCACCCCTTGCCTTACGTCTCTGTGACACAGAAAAGTAAGAAAATATGATTCAAAGAACCGTGCCATTTCATCCTATTTCTTCTTATCTCATGCCAATTCCCAAGCCAGATGAGGTCACTATCAATGTGAACAGACTTGCTTCCCAAACTGCTACAACgacactcatttttattttaataagaaAAAAGTTTTGTGGGAGAAGAAGATCTTGTGAGGGATGATCAAATTAATAGTTTATTTAAGTAAGTTATTTACATAAACTCTTCAAAACTTCATGATATCTTCCAAGCAGGGcctaaataatatttattgtgGCAGTTGGCTGCCATCCCTAAGGCAGAAAACAGAACAATTTTGTGAAATTCTCGCACTCACTGTCATCGATGGCTCAATTAGAAACTGTTCTTATGGTTGCAGCTGGATTTGGAATTGGTTCGGTCAAGAGCTGGTGCAGTCACTACAACCACCAAATCCAGCAAAAATCGTAGTCTTTAAATGAAGATCGGACAACTCACATTCTAAATTCATGTTTTAATTCTAATTTGTTGAGATTGAAATTTAGACCGTAACAAATTGATGTTTTAATTCTAATTTGTTGAGATTGAAATTTAAACCGCAACGGCTCTGATTTTTTTTATGCAGTGACTGCATCAAATGCAGTTGATGGGTCTCGCAAATTATATGGTCCAAGATCATAAAACACTTGCTGTCCTTCCAGCTATAACATCTCCTGTGTCAGTTCTTAATAACATAAGTTCTTCGGGTGTTTGGTCAGTTGTTTGTGTAAGTGAACGTGTCCACACGCTTagagataaaaaataaatgaaacaaTTCTTATGAATTGAGTTAAAAGTCGGTCCATGTTGTATTCAACAGATATCCAAACACAGAGCGGTTAGAAAAAAAAGCTTGCATCACAGCTTAAGCATGAAATTAACTTAAGTACATCACAATTACTTTGCTTAGAAAAGCAGGAAGGATTACAAAATCTAATCTACTTCATGTAGAAAGGAAGcctcttaaaaataaaataaaggtaaCTAATATGAGTTAGCCCATTTACAACTATCCAATAGAATATTAGGAGGATGAACAAATTCTACCTCACGTCCTCTCTCCACTAAAATCTAGGGTGAAAAGCCTTTCCTGCTAGTCATACAAGCCCCTCTAGCTCCCAAATGTCAACAAGAAACTCAACCATTTCCTGTCACGTATAACGGTATAATCAGTTAGGGCCATGTACTTCATTATACGAGAATATCACCAGATAAAGAAGCAAGTTAGAATGCAAGAACTTACTCCAAGAGGAATGGGCTGGCGAAATGGCCTGGTGGTTCCGAGTAGACTCTCGTAGGTAGCATTCCAACTGTAAAACATAATTTTCAGAATTGAAGCTTGATATACAACTTATAAAGTAACCTAGAATTAAAATGCCCAAGAAAATGCCCACACAATCAATGGAAATGTCATGATATACTATTTTTCCTTTGTAATATGTTATTATGCAATTCAATACTGAGCGCTTCCTGCAGAAAGCATACATGTACACTACCTTATTCTGGATTCTCCAACTTGCATCCGTCGCTCGGTCTTTTTATTTCCAACCCATTGTTTCCTTGTCTGCTTCCAGAGACGAAGACCTGCATACATCAGATTGTTGTTCTTAGAATAACAGTTGATATATACACAACAAAATGTTAGAAAAAAATACAGCAGTGGATATCCTatacaatgaagaaaaaaatttatatatacaGATAAAAAGATCCTGAAAACTAATTTTTAACTTTAAGTTTCATGAATAGTAATCAGATGATTCAGATGAAATTAGAAAATTTCAGCAAGATGAAAGAACCTACAGTTTACAAGAAGAAAAGATACAACGAGGGAAATAACACATGCAGTGTCTGTGTAACCAATTTGTCACAGTGAGCAAATCAGATATATGTCTGGCATGATTCTACTAACAATTGGAGAAACTTTGTTTCCAACAGGAAACAGCAGATTAAATGGCTACCAAGAATATACAAGATTATTACAAACACCCTCTGATAAGTATGATACAAACTGATGCGCTGACAGATATTAGATGAAGCGACATATAACAGTGCACTTGCCATGATTGACAAATTCTTCAGGATGATCAATCTGATTGCCAGCACTGCTTTGAGGATCAGAAGGATGGTTTGGTATGGTAATTGATGAGAAGCTTCTCTGGGAATAACCTGCACTGTGATCCATATAGAATGAGCTGCTGCTCCAAATATCTTCTGATCTGTCATAGTTATTAATTGCTGAGCCTTGAGTTATTAGCCCCTTAGATGCCTCATCCATTGAGATAGGTTTTGGAAAGCATCCAAGACAACCTCTGCTCTGTTACAAACCACAAGCATGATTAACACTGACTATTAACTATAATTAGTCTGCCAGTTTTGATTTAAAGAAGATGACATTTGTCACAAAGATTAGCTGATAATTAATCTCCCAGCTTGGATATAAAGAAGGTGACATTGATGACAAATATTTGCATGATTACAGGTGCCAGTTACAACCCAGCAAGGGTGGTTCACTACGACCAAAACAATACATATACATTAAAAAACAGAGAGGTATTGGAGCCTACTTTATGTGTATTTTCATCTATCAATTATTTTGGAATGTTAGCTGAAGATGTTTTCAGGTCCACACTGAACAAATATGAACTTCCTCTTATAGTTACCCATGTCTTTGTCCTGTGCACCATAAAAGAACAGGTTCAtgttttgattttagtttttctaTTACAGGCTATAGACCCATGATTTCCATATATTAATGAACTTGACTTATTTGATTAAGCTAGCAATCTCAATTCTTAAATTTggtaataataataaactaTCTATAGTACCTATTTCATGCACAAATAGATAAACAGAAACAATCTTACCCTTCCAAGTCCCAACACTTTCATGTCAATTAATTACCTCAAGCCCtgtttggaagagtttatttAAGCATATCTTATAGCATAAATGCTGGTTCAGGTGTTTGGGAGAGCTCATTTGAATAACTTATGACTACCTATAAGGTGTTAAAAGCTTACTTTCATAAGCTACTCcaattagcttataaataaacGCCTATACCAACCTATaacctattttgagcttatttcattaagtttctcaaattagcttatgaataagcgctcaATTAGGCTGTTTAACCAAACACACCCTAGATTAGGACACCATTCTCCTTACAGTGACATCGGAATTGTGGCTTACTGAGTTCAACTTTTAAATGGCAGAAACAGAAAGCACAAGAACACTAAAGTAAGTTCTTCCCATTTAAGTTCACACTAACAGAGGGGCCAAAATTGTATGTACCATATTACCACTAATAGCTTATGAGGAATCCAAGGAAAGAATGACAAACAATAAAGGTGAATATCAGGCAACCCTGTACACCCACGAAATCTCATGCTTCTTAAAAGCAAATACAAAGATATCAAATTTACAGTTTCCTGAAATTCCAGAACCACACCTAAAAAATCAGCAACACCTAATCACCTCAAGCAGGGTTTTAAATTGAGGCTGCGCTGCGGAAGTGCGGACAAACGCGTGCAGCGGTAATTGCGTTCGCGATGCTGATATAGGGAGGCTAAAACCCTTTATGTTTCGGCTGCAATTTCAGTTGAAGACCACAATTTAGAACCATGTACTACTCAAGTACAGCAGCCAATTCTAAGCTTTCCAGTGAGACCAGTGACATTGGATCTCTCACACTCACACAACCCAATCTCAGAGTTCATTTTCTTCCCTTAACTTCTTAGTCAACAAAAGCTCACAACCACTAGAAAAGTAGTCTAaaaccacacacacacacatataaatCATAGACACAATCTTTGTTAATATTTCATTgatgaaagaaagagagaagaagaaggaactTACTTACCCCATACAGGCGAGAATCTGAGAGAGCCATGGAGGAACATATCTACAAATATGCATTTACAGAAGTCAGAGAAGAGATCTGTAACCTAAAATTCTGTGTCCAAGAATAAGGAGATAAATCAATACCCTGCATAAACAAACTatcattaacaaaaataaaaaaactctcagaattttaataaagaaaataaaacggGGAGAAAACGTAAAAGAGTAAACTTGTTGAGTAAGAAAAACGGAAAACCTGAAAGATGAGGATAACATGGTTGTAAATCGAAAAACAGAAACAATAGTAGCGCCGTTTCCCCAAATCTTAAAAAggtttgtgttgtgttgtgcCACTTTCAGTTGTTTGCTTTGCTTTGTCATGTTTAGATAAGATCGATGgacttttttttaacttaagCCAACAGGTTTCCCTCCTTTATTTTCCTttccattttatttattaaagaactattaaatttaatttttattatcatTGAAATTAACAATAGTTATagattactttcaaaaaaaaaaacaatagttTTAGATTGCCCTCATTCTGTCTGAACCCTCTTGCTTGACCTCGTTTCCTGGAGCTTGATTGTCGTATATGGATCTAGTCTCAAGTCTTAGGGCCTAATTCTTCCCTCTTTGTGGCTGCTCTGATGGGTTTATGGAGGTGGAGGAATGAGATGGTTATTGGGGGAATAAGTGGACTGTAGACTTTGTGTGCAGCTGGATTTGCAAAGAACATGGATATCATTTGCGTTGGTTGATTTTGAATAAGTctcatgatgatgatgttggttTGTGTCGATCTTGAACTCCTTCACCTTCTGGTTATGTTTCTCTCTCGGTTGATGGCTCTTTTAAGCATGATCGTCACCTCATGGGGATGGGGGTGTTGCTTGTGACTCCAATGGAGCCTGGCGTCATGGTTTCTATGTTGGTCAGTGTGGGGGTGATCCTGTGTGTGCTAAGGTTTAGGTCGTAAAGCttggtcttgagcttctttagAGTATGAATGTCTTGAGCTTTTTTAGAGATGCTTATGGATGGAAGGTACGAGCGTCATGTTCATACTGGTGATTTTGTGAATGATCGAAACTTGTTGGGTTGGGATTGAGAGATTCAGCTTAGACATATTTCTCAGGAAGCTAATGATCCTGCAGAGTGCAGATTTCTTTGTCGAGATGGGTGCCTCTTCTCAATGCACATTTATTGTTCTTGAGGATTCTTCTGCTCGGGTTATTTCATCAATATTCCTGGATGCTCTAGGGGTGTAGTTTtacttgttttttaatattccgatgtaccaaaataaCAGTAcgatataatattatatattttcactttcaatataatattatacaatacaatattttttatttgagagGCATGTtctatttattaatatatatttttactttcaatataatattataattggatatataaaagaaataaaaattatagaaaatgAATCTCACCATTCTAAAGACATTGCTTCTGCTATTTCAGAATCCACTTCCACCTGAACAAGTTTTTGTGCAGCAAAAATAGTTGCATCCACTATCTAGTTAGGACTCCTGTGGATAAGCATTTCATTGGAAAAAAAGTGTTGCAAAATAtgctattttcttatttttatacTTTTACTCAAAGCCTCCTAATGACATATACATTAATGATGGTTTTTAACCTTCCCAAACATCTGTCTTAATGTGTGTGTAATGTGTTGGAAGGGTCTGGGCAAATTCTATATGTACACCCTTAATTATTCAATTTAAAACATGGCCTTATATAACAAATGGTAATAGTAATGATTTACATCAATATATAATCAAGTTATTGCATCTACTCTCCTCCAAATAATTAAGCAATTCAATTACATGGTTCAACTTTCTAAACTCTGTCTCATGATAAGCTGGAGTACTTAGGATAGTGGCTAGGTGGTGAGAATTGGAGGAAGGTACTCTGATTTGGAACCCAGAATCCGAGCCTTTGTATCTGGAAAATATTCAAGCCCTGGAAATGTTTTTATGGCTCCATTGTTGGTCACTTCTATGGGGTAACGCATGAGGTGGTGAAATGCTCTGAATTCATCAAATGTTTCCTTTGAGTAAATGTCCCAGTTGTTCTCAGCAAGGCGATTCACAAGATTGATGCAGTTCAAGCTTTCTGGATTGTTAAAGATGCTTGTGTCACCAAGATCACCAAGGTGCTCAAACCATAGTGCACGCCTGAATCCATAGATTTGTCCTCTTGGGGGACCATTGTATGTGGCATGGCGTGGTTGGAATGCACCCATTGCAATCTCTGTATCTCTTCCACCATCCATTGATCTCTGGTTTATGTTGGCAGAACCAATGATTATGTACTCATCATCCACTGAAATGGAAGCAAAAGTTACCACAATTTGTTAGCTCTTTACCAAATGTGAAAAGAACATAATACAAATGATTCAAAAGTGCCACACAAATGTAATTATAGAAGATCATAGAcattttaatatcataaaaatgcttaaataaatttttagtCTCTCATCTTATACTCAAACTTGGGGTTTTGGTCCATACCGACTAACTAGTAGGGTTTGTTCTCTTACTTTTACAAATAACTTCGCTCCTGGTTTATAAATATTCCACAATTAACTGGTTATATGACTTATGTTGTTGccaaatcaaatataatagCTAGCACTTTTAACAACAAATTTCTTAGAGATCAAGAAATGATATATTTTCATAGAGTATAATttcttttctataaaaaaaaactagccaTTCATCTCATTTGCAAGCGAAATATGTCACGAATGATTACTCTAGACACATGACATTGGTGATCACTGTGTTAGTCATATCACCAATTAATATTGAGATATTAAAAGGCGCATATCGAAACCAAAACTATATGTCAAAGTAATAATCAAACCTGTAAAGACTAGATAATAAGGACCAAAATAAATCAGACCATTTAATTGACACTAAAAACTTCTTTAAGtgcatatttagattcatggtATAAAATCACAGTGAAATGATTTTCTAATGTGTTTCGGAACATTTAAGTGTTTGAAGAAATAAGTATTTTGAAACTCTTACCTATCATCATCTTGGAATGAACATAGATCATGAATCTTCTGGACTTTTGTGCTCTACTATAATCACTGCCTGGCTCTGGTGCCTCTGTAGGAGTAAGCTCATCATCTTTCTTACCCTCACGGTTTCCAAGGCAGAAAAATGTCAAGTAATCTCTTGGATTAGCTCTAATTCCCTTTCTCCTAATGGCTTCAGCTATATCAGAATACATCATCTCCATTGTCCTCCTCTGCCAATCCAATATTGCTTGAACTGAACCACTCTCAGGCACACCTTCTGGCCACATTGGTATCACAATGTAAACAGCAAACCTCTCTCCAGCTTCAATCTTACTCACAATCTTCAGTGAAAGCTCCTTTGGTATAAGATGCAAAGCATTGATATCCTCAACTTTGATATCAGATGATTTCCAACCATATGAACTCCCTAGGAAATACTGATTTTCAATGTAGATGAAGTTCTTTGCTCTTCTTATAGCATTTATGTATGCGTCTTGAATGCTTCTATCAATGATGTTATCTTTGCCACTGACAAGACCCTTTTCAGAAGCTTCCTCTGGTTCTTGTGGGAAACCAGAAGCAGCACCACCATCAATTGACCTGAACAACTGAACATTCCATTTCTCATTTTCATCTCTCTCTACTGCAGTGGATTTATCTACAAGATACTTATCAAAAAAGCTTGAAGAGAGTAAAAATTGCTTCCTTCCAACTTGCTTATCCCACCTTTGCTCAAAATTACACAACACATCAAATGCAATTGGTCCTTCCAATTTGCAGTGAATATCATGCCATGGCTCTCTTGGACCTCCTTTGTTAATGGAAGCCCCTGGGAAATTTGGCTGGTGGAAATCATCATGATGCTCAGTTTTCAGAGATGAAAATAGAGGATGTTCTTGTGTGTCATATCTCCCATCACAGAGATCAATCCCACCAACAAAACTAGTAACGGTTCGCTTCTCTGATCCTTGAAAATGGCTGTCAAGAATTACACTCTTCTGGTGATGAGTGAACATGGTTGAGATTTCAAACCCTTGAACTATGCTTCTTCCATTACCAGGATCACGCGGGCACAGAACACAATGCACCTTTGTGTTTCGGAAATACACTGCAGTTTCCTGATCATGGGTTGCCATCAAACCATCTTTCTTGAAATCAGGAACAGAGGTTCTGTCATCCCAAACAAGCATGAGAACAGTGACACCTTCATCAGCTTTCTTCTTTAGCAGCTTCCCAAGTGTGATGCTTTTTTCTGAGTCTCTATTTTCTGAGTCTCTGATCAAGGTGATTTCAGTGTACACAGACCAACCAGTTATGTAGATAAAGTACTTAGCATCAACAATTGCATTGTAAATATCCTCCCAGCATTTCCCAGCAACATAGTATTTCGATTTGTACAATGGAATCCACGGCACAGAGCCATGAAGAACATGGGCATCATGGTACAGGGTAACTCTGCAACCCTGTTTTTGATTGAAGAAAGTGTGGGGAACTCCTTGAAATTGTGGTGTTCTTAGTCCTTGAGACCAGTTTGCATCATTTTTTACATCAAAAAACTGTATTCTGACATGGATTTCAGGGCCACCTTGGAGGGGATTATGATTCACATCTAGAATCTTAACCCATTTATCCACTATGTTCCCCTGCAGAAGTTGATCAACAGGGACATAGGCTCTGCCAATTAGAGTTGCACTCACAGGGTTGGCTTGTTTGACAGTGAATATGATGTTGGAAATTGAATGGGCAGAGTATATGTGAAAGGTCTCATTCCATTTGGGGCTGGAGGTTTGATTTGTTATTACTCTAGTCCTTGCAACTCTTGCTTTATCCAAATCAACTGTTGCATAGAGACCTATTCCAGTAATCTGTGAAATGTTTTTAATGGTTGAGAATTAGTACTTTAAAAGAAATTTCACATGTACATGTTGCTTACATTACATATTACATGGAATTAGTGCATGATTGGTGGAAAAAGAAGTCAAAATTAGGGTGAACAGCTCACTTAAGCTAAGGTTTCGGttgaaagagtttatttgagtttattttaTAACATAAATGTTCATGCAAGTGTACCTATAagttttattttcataagttgttcaTAGTAGCTTATGAATAGaagtttatgcttatttagcatattttcaacttattttaacAAATTTCTAAGATTTGTTTATCAATAAGCGTTTATGCGTCATGCGATAAGTGCTTATGGTCATTAGCCCTTAATTAGGTTATCTTTCCAAACACATCTTATGCAGGTGTGGAAACTCATTCAAAAAGTCATGTCGTCAAAATGATAGTTGATAGAAGCAATTTCCCTCGGTTTTTGCCTCTATCCACAATTATTTTGATTGCACCATGTCTTTCGAATGAGTTTTCAAACATGAACCGAGTAAAATTGCTTCTATCCACTATCATTTTGACTTCCAAATATGAAGTAAATGAAATTGCTTCTATCCACCATATAATTCATTATAGTTTTCTACCGCGTTTTCAAACATGCAATAAACTTgtcaataagaaaataaaataaaatgtgaaATAGCTACAAACTCATGTCAAGAATTAAAGATA
This is a stretch of genomic DNA from Lotus japonicus ecotype B-129 chromosome 1, LjGifu_v1.2. It encodes these proteins:
- the LOC130727380 gene encoding uncharacterized protein LOC130727380 isoform X2; this translates as MHICRYVPPWLSQILACMGRNIKGFSLPISASRTQLPLHAFVRTSAAQPQFKTLLESRGCLGCFPKPISMDEASKGLITQGSAINNYDRSEDIWSSSSFYMDHSAGYSQRSFSSITIPNHPSDPQSSAGNQIDHPEEFVNHGLRLWKQTRKQWVGNKKTERRMQVGESRISWNATYESLLGTTRPFRQPIPLGEMVEFLVDIWELEGLV
- the LOC130727380 gene encoding uncharacterized protein LOC130727380 isoform X5, with product MFLHGSLRFSPVWGNRNIKGFSLPISASRTQLPLHAFVRTSAAQPQFKTLLESRGCLGCFPKPISMDEASKGLITQGSAINNYDRSEDIWSSSSFYMDHSAGYSQRSFSSITIPNHPSDPQSSAGNQIDHPEEFVNHGLRLWKQTRKQWVGNKKTERRMQVGESRISWNATYESLLGTTRPFRQPIPLGEMVEFLVDIWELEGLV
- the LOC130727380 gene encoding uncharacterized protein LOC130727380 isoform X3, which encodes MTKQSKQLKVAQHNTNLFKIWGNGATIVSVFRFTTMLSSSFRICSSMALSDSRLYGSRGCLGCFPKPISMDEASKGLITQGSAINNYDRSEDIWSSSSFYMDHSAGYSQRSFSSITIPNHPSDPQSSAGNQIDHPEEFVNHGLRLWKQTRKQWVGNKKTERRMQVGESRISWNATYESLLGTTRPFRQPIPLGEMVEFLVDIWELEGLV
- the LOC130727380 gene encoding uncharacterized protein LOC130727380 isoform X4, with translation MTKQSKQLKVAQHNTNLFKIWGNGATIVSVFRFTTMLSSSFRYVPPWLSQILACMGGCLGCFPKPISMDEASKGLITQGSAINNYDRSEDIWSSSSFYMDHSAGYSQRSFSSITIPNHPSDPQSSAGNQIDHPEEFVNHGLRLWKQTRKQWVGNKKTERRMQVGESRISWNATYESLLGTTRPFRQPIPLGEMVEFLVDIWELEGLV
- the LOC130727380 gene encoding uncharacterized protein LOC130727380 isoform X1 translates to MTKQSKQLKVAQHNTNLFKIWGNGATIVSVFRFTTMLSSSFRYVPPWLSQILACMGRNIKGFSLPISASRTQLPLHAFVRTSAAQPQFKTLLESRGCLGCFPKPISMDEASKGLITQGSAINNYDRSEDIWSSSSFYMDHSAGYSQRSFSSITIPNHPSDPQSSAGNQIDHPEEFVNHGLRLWKQTRKQWVGNKKTERRMQVGESRISWNATYESLLGTTRPFRQPIPLGEMVEFLVDIWELEGLV
- the LOC130727379 gene encoding phospholipase D alpha 1-like, giving the protein MSHLLHGRLDVIIYEVDTLQTLNRCMFNICNKGPSSGTGKKFLSQLKSCLLCQYQCQPEITGIGLYATVDLDKARVARTRVITNQTSSPKWNETFHIYSAHSISNIIFTVKQANPVSATLIGRAYVPVDQLLQGNIVDKWVKILDVNHNPLQGGPEIHVRIQFFDVKNDANWSQGLRTPQFQGVPHTFFNQKQGCRVTLYHDAHVLHGSVPWIPLYKSKYYVAGKCWEDIYNAIVDAKYFIYITGWSVYTEITLIRDSENRDSEKSITLGKLLKKKADEGVTVLMLVWDDRTSVPDFKKDGLMATHDQETAVYFRNTKVHCVLCPRDPGNGRSIVQGFEISTMFTHHQKSVILDSHFQGSEKRTVTSFVGGIDLCDGRYDTQEHPLFSSLKTEHHDDFHQPNFPGASINKGGPREPWHDIHCKLEGPIAFDVLCNFEQRWDKQVGRKQFLLSSSFFDKYLVDKSTAVERDENEKWNVQLFRSIDGGAASGFPQEPEEASEKGLVSGKDNIIDRSIQDAYINAIRRAKNFIYIENQYFLGSSYGWKSSDIKVEDINALHLIPKELSLKIVSKIEAGERFAVYIVIPMWPEGVPESGSVQAILDWQRRTMEMMYSDIAEAIRRKGIRANPRDYLTFFCLGNREGKKDDELTPTEAPEPGSDYSRAQKSRRFMIYVHSKMMIVDDEYIIIGSANINQRSMDGGRDTEIAMGAFQPRHATYNGPPRGQIYGFRRALWFEHLGDLGDTSIFNNPESLNCINLVNRLAENNWDIYSKETFDEFRAFHHLMRYPIEVTNNGAIKTFPGLEYFPDTKARILGSKSEYLPPILTT